From a region of the Hippopotamus amphibius kiboko isolate mHipAmp2 chromosome 3, mHipAmp2.hap2, whole genome shotgun sequence genome:
- the ART3 gene encoding ecto-ADP-ribosyltransferase 3 produces MKAGYFEMVTMLLAPMILMDIFQVKAEMLDMADNAFDDEYLKCTDRMEIKYVPQLLKEEKASFRLLEDVWENAKAKWEARKTQFFLPVSFKDNHGIALMAYISEAQEQTSFYRLFSEAVKMAGQSRKDYIYGFQFKAFHFYLTKALQLLRRSCENSYKNVVYSVRQTTSFTFGELNQVRFGHFTLAYSVKPQAANDQDVLLTINTCFGIAVEKFFDKESERIILIPLNEVFHVSQDGAGNNLILQSTNKTCSHYECAFLGGLKTENCVENMEYFQPIYVYNPGEKSQKLEDPGMKGQDSTVLPDMKSQEATQIPGMKIPEPFSLPGIKMLQPDGKPEDKSQDIDNPTPAPAPAPGPKTHPSASSGKMLLPPFGTFIILISASAINLC; encoded by the exons atgaaggcagGATATTTTGAAATGGTCACCATGCTGCTGGCACCTATGATTCTAATGGACATCTTCCAG GTAAAAGCTGAAATGTTAGATATGGCAGATAATGCATTTGATGACGAATACCTGAAATGCACTGACAGGATGGAAATCAAATATGTTCCTCAACTGCTCAAGGAGGAAAAAGCAAGCTTCCGGCTCTTGGAAGATGTCTGGGAAAATGCAAAAGCCAAGTGGGAAGCTCGGAAGACTCAGTTTTTCCTCCCTGTGAGTTTTAAGGATAACCATGGAATAGCCCTGATGGCATATATTTCTGAAGCTCAAGAGCAAACTTCCTTTTACCGTCTGTTCAGTGAAGCTGTGAAAATGGCTGGCCAGTCTCGAAAAGATTACATCTATGGCTTCCAGTTCAAAGCTTTTCATTTTTACCTGACAAAAGCTCTGCAGTTGTTGAGAAGATCTTGTGAGAACAGTTACAAAAACGTGGTGTATAGTGTAAGGCAGACTACTTCATTTACATTTGGAGAACTAAACCAAGTCCGATTTGGCCATTTCACTTTGGCATATTCAGTCAAACCCCAAGCTGCTAATGACCAAGACGTTCTGTTAACCATCAACACGTGTTTTGGAATTGCTGTTGAAAAATTTTTtgataaagaaagtgaaagaattaTTTTGATACCTTTGAATGAGGTTTTTCATGTGTCACAGGATGGGGCTGGCAATAACCTTATCCTTCAAAGCACCAACAAGACCTGCAGCCATTATGAGTGTGCGTTTCTAGGTG GACTAAAAACTGAAAATTGTGTTGAGAACATGG aatattttcagccCATCTATGTCTACAACCCTG GTGAGAAAAGCCAGAAGCTTGAAGACCCTG GAATGAAAGGCCAGGATTCCACTGTCTTACCTG ATATGAAGAGCCAGGAAGCCACCCAAATACCTG gaATGAAAATTCCAGAACCTTTTTCACTACCTG gaataaaaatgttacaacCGGATGGAAAACCTG AAGACAAAAGTCAAGATATCGACAATCCTA ctccagctccagctccagctccaggtcCCAAAACCCATCCCTCTGCATCTTCTGGCAAAATGCTCCTTCCACCGTTTGGGACATTCATCATTTTAATCAGTGCTTCTGCTATAAACCTTTGTTGA